One stretch of Microvirga lotononidis DNA includes these proteins:
- a CDS encoding urease accessory protein UreE, producing the protein MIRATSIIRRDAVEQDRIVDVITLDHGDRHRRRIMLNADGGTAFLLDLDKADVLEDGDAIRLESGWLVEVRAAPEKLVEITTEDPLDLLTVAWHIGNRHVPAEIAREAIYIAYDHVLVDMLLGLGAKVEIVERPFRPVRGAYHHHEHGGPSHHHRHGHG; encoded by the coding sequence ATGATCCGCGCCACATCCATCATCCGCCGAGATGCCGTCGAGCAGGATCGCATCGTCGACGTCATCACCCTGGATCATGGCGACAGGCACCGCCGCCGCATCATGCTCAATGCCGATGGCGGGACCGCCTTCCTGCTCGATCTCGACAAGGCAGATGTGCTGGAGGACGGCGACGCCATCCGGCTCGAAAGCGGCTGGCTCGTCGAGGTTCGGGCCGCACCGGAAAAGCTCGTGGAGATCACGACGGAGGATCCGCTCGACCTCCTGACCGTTGCCTGGCACATCGGAAATCGGCATGTCCCGGCGGAGATCGCACGAGAGGCGATCTACATCGCCTACGACCATGTGCTGGTCGATATGCTGCTGGGGCTCGGCGCCAAGGTCGAGATCGTCGAGCGCCCCTTCCGGCCCGTGCGCGGTGCCTATCACCATCACGAGCATGGCGGGCCTTCTCACCACCATAGGCACGGTCATGGATGA
- the ureC gene encoding urease subunit alpha: MSNARKPASLPRSGYADMFGPTTGDRIRLADTALVIEVERDFTTYGEEVKFGGGKVIRDGMGQAQTTRAEGAFDTVITNAVILDHWGIVKADIGIRGGLIAAIGKAGNPDVQPNVDIIIGPGTEIIAGEGKIITAGGFDSHIHFICPQQIEEALMSGITTMLGGGTGPATGTFATTCTPGPWHIARMIEAADAFPMNLAFTGKGNASKPDALVEMVEAGACALKLHEDWGTTPAAIDCCLSVADAYDVQVMIHTDTLNESGFVEDTIAAFKGRTIHAFHTEGAGGGHAPDIIKVAGLPNVLPSSTNPTRPYTVNTIDEHLDMLMVCHHLSPSIPEDLAFAESRIRKETIAAEDILHDIGALSMMSSDSQAMGRVGEVIIRTWQTAHKMKVQRGALPGEAGDNDNFRARRYVAKYTINPAIAHGVSRHIGSVEVGKLADLVVWTPAFFGVKPDLVLKGGAIAAALMGDPNASIPTPQPVHYRPMFGAYGRALSTTSLTFVSKAAVENGLAAKLGVQKKLVAVENVRGGIGKKDMVLNDATPMIEVDPETYDVRADGELLVCEPAKVLPMAQRYFLF; encoded by the coding sequence ATGTCGAATGCAAGAAAGCCAGCCTCCCTGCCGCGATCCGGCTATGCGGACATGTTCGGCCCGACAACGGGGGACCGCATTCGCCTCGCCGACACGGCTCTCGTGATCGAAGTGGAGAGAGACTTCACCACCTATGGCGAGGAGGTGAAGTTCGGCGGCGGCAAGGTGATCCGCGACGGGATGGGGCAGGCGCAGACGACACGCGCCGAGGGGGCGTTCGACACGGTCATCACCAATGCGGTGATTCTCGACCATTGGGGAATCGTGAAGGCCGATATCGGCATCAGGGGAGGGCTGATCGCCGCCATCGGCAAGGCGGGCAATCCGGACGTGCAGCCCAATGTCGACATCATCATCGGACCGGGTACGGAGATCATCGCCGGCGAGGGCAAGATCATCACGGCCGGCGGCTTCGACTCCCATATCCACTTCATCTGTCCGCAGCAGATCGAGGAGGCGCTCATGTCCGGCATCACCACGATGCTGGGTGGTGGAACCGGTCCTGCGACGGGCACCTTCGCGACCACCTGCACGCCGGGACCATGGCATATAGCCCGCATGATCGAGGCGGCCGACGCCTTCCCGATGAATCTTGCCTTCACGGGCAAGGGCAATGCCTCGAAGCCGGACGCTCTGGTGGAGATGGTCGAGGCCGGTGCCTGCGCGCTGAAGCTGCACGAGGATTGGGGTACGACTCCGGCGGCAATCGATTGCTGCCTTTCCGTCGCCGATGCCTATGACGTGCAGGTGATGATCCACACCGACACGCTCAATGAATCCGGTTTCGTCGAGGATACCATCGCGGCGTTCAAGGGTCGGACGATCCACGCCTTCCATACCGAGGGAGCGGGCGGTGGCCATGCGCCGGACATCATCAAGGTGGCGGGCCTGCCTAACGTCCTGCCGTCCTCCACCAACCCGACGCGCCCTTATACGGTGAACACCATCGACGAGCATCTCGACATGCTCATGGTCTGTCACCATCTTTCGCCGTCGATCCCTGAGGATCTCGCCTTCGCCGAGAGCCGCATCCGCAAGGAGACCATCGCGGCGGAGGACATCCTGCACGATATCGGGGCGCTCTCGATGATGTCCTCCGACAGCCAGGCGATGGGCCGCGTCGGCGAGGTCATCATCCGCACGTGGCAGACGGCGCACAAGATGAAGGTGCAGCGCGGCGCTTTGCCCGGCGAGGCCGGCGACAACGACAATTTTCGGGCCCGCCGTTACGTCGCGAAATACACGATCAATCCGGCCATCGCCCATGGAGTATCCAGGCATATCGGGTCGGTCGAGGTCGGCAAGCTCGCCGATCTCGTGGTCTGGACGCCGGCCTTCTTCGGCGTGAAGCCCGATCTCGTGCTCAAAGGCGGCGCCATCGCGGCGGCCCTCATGGGCGATCCCAATGCCTCGATCCCGACGCCGCAGCCGGTGCATTATCGGCCGATGTTCGGCGCCTACGGCCGGGCGCTTTCCACGACCTCGCTCACGTTCGTGTCGAAGGCAGCAGTGGAGAACGGCCTGGCGGCAAAGCTCGGCGTTCAGAAGAAACTCGTCGCCGTCGAGAACGTGCGTGGCGGGATCGGCAAGAAGGACATGGTGCTCAACGATGCGACGCCCATGATCGAGGTCGATCCCGAAACCTACGACGTCCGCGCCGACGGCGAGCTGCTCGTTTGCGAGCCCGCGAAGGTTCTTCCCATGGCCCAACGCTATTTCCTGTTCTGA
- the ureG gene encoding urease accessory protein UreG produces the protein MTSHTGPLRVGIGGPVGSGKTALMEALCKTLRARYDICAITNDIYTKEDARLLTVAGALPEERIMGVETGGCPHTAIREDASINLAAIATMRKRFPDLDIVLVESGGDNLAATFSPELADLTIYVIDVAGGEKIPRKGGPGITRSDLLVVNKIDLAPYVGADLSIMEEDTKRMRGQRPYVFSNIRDGVGVDAIAAFIEQAGGLSAAN, from the coding sequence ATGACATCTCACACGGGACCCCTTCGCGTCGGCATCGGCGGGCCGGTCGGCTCCGGCAAGACGGCCTTGATGGAAGCGCTCTGCAAGACGCTCCGGGCACGCTACGACATCTGCGCGATCACCAACGACATCTATACCAAGGAGGATGCGCGGCTCCTCACTGTCGCAGGGGCGCTTCCGGAAGAACGCATCATGGGCGTGGAGACGGGCGGGTGCCCTCACACGGCCATTCGTGAGGACGCCTCGATCAACCTTGCGGCCATCGCGACCATGCGCAAGCGCTTTCCGGATCTCGACATCGTATTGGTGGAATCCGGGGGCGACAATCTGGCGGCGACTTTCTCGCCCGAGCTCGCCGATCTGACGATCTACGTCATCGACGTCGCCGGTGGCGAGAAGATCCCGCGCAAGGGCGGTCCCGGCATTACGCGATCCGATCTCCTGGTGGTGAACAAGATCGACCTCGCGCCGTATGTCGGTGCAGATCTGTCGATCATGGAGGAGGACACGAAGCGAATGCGGGGCCAGCGACCCTACGTGTTCAGCAATATCCGCGATGGCGTTGGGGTCGACGCCATCGCGGCTTTCATCGAACAGGCCGGCGGCCTGTCCGCGGCGAACTGA
- a CDS encoding urease accessory protein UreF, protein MDDGSPKTPGWRGEAAILPLFAWLSPSYPVGCYAYSHTLEWAVEAGDVSDEASLVAWLTDLLMLGLGRNDAILLNHAYRAVEQGDHEALETVNELALALAPSAELHLETSQQGRSFLDATLAAWPSPRLFGLEGDVAFPVAIGMAAAAHGVPLPITTQAYLFGLVQTLVSAAIRLAPIGQTAGIRVSAALAEIVQDIARQGMNLALDDIGGSTFRADLGSFHHENQYTRLFRS, encoded by the coding sequence ATGGATGACGGTTCCCCGAAAACGCCGGGATGGAGAGGAGAGGCGGCGATCCTGCCGCTTTTCGCGTGGCTCTCGCCCTCCTATCCGGTCGGCTGCTATGCCTATTCGCACACGTTGGAATGGGCCGTGGAAGCCGGTGACGTGAGCGATGAAGCAAGTCTCGTCGCATGGTTGACCGATCTGCTCATGCTCGGACTCGGGCGCAACGATGCCATTCTCCTGAACCACGCCTATCGTGCCGTCGAGCAAGGCGACCATGAAGCCCTTGAGACAGTGAACGAACTCGCTCTCGCCCTCGCGCCATCCGCCGAACTCCATCTCGAAACCAGCCAGCAGGGACGCAGCTTCCTCGATGCGACGCTCGCCGCATGGCCTTCGCCGCGCCTGTTCGGGCTCGAAGGAGACGTTGCCTTTCCCGTCGCGATTGGCATGGCGGCGGCAGCCCATGGTGTTCCCTTGCCGATCACGACGCAGGCCTACCTCTTCGGGCTCGTGCAGACGCTCGTCTCCGCCGCCATCCGACTCGCGCCCATCGGGCAGACGGCGGGCATCCGCGTCTCTGCTGCATTGGCCGAGATCGTGCAGGATATCGCGCGGCAGGGGATGAACCTGGCGCTCGACGATATCGGCGGCTCGACCTTCCGCGCCGATCTAGGCTCATTCCATCATGAAAACCAGTATACGAGGCTCTTTCGCTCATGA